The sequence AGCGCCTGATGCTTTTCTTTCAGGGGAGTATAGACTTCATCTTCACACTGGTAAGATCGATCAATCTTGCTAAGCGGAGTTGTTGAGCGAGCAATCGCACACACTTTTGGCGCATCCCCAACTCGCCGCGCATTTGCAACTTCCGGGCGGCGCATCACAACGCAAGCGCACACTATCGTACGGGTCACAATCGGCTTCTAGCAAACGTTCGATATCAGCCAGTTCTCCCCACCCGCATCAAATATTTCCTCCCCCGCTCCCCGGCTCCCACGATATCCTGCCCCCTCACTCGGCCCCTACACCTCAGGAACCCCCATGTCCCTTTCCGAGCGCCTGACCGGCGTCACCCTCAGGGAGAACATTCCGATCACGCTGGTCGGGCTCGGCCATGGCGCGATCCACTGGACGGCCGCGACCTTCTACCTGCTGCTGCCACCGCTCTCGATGGCGCTCGGGCTCAGCTACACGGAGACCGGCGCGCTGGTCAGCGTGTTCCATGTCAGCTCCTTCGCCGCCAATTTCTTCAGCGGGCCGCTGATCGACATTTCCGGGCGCAAGGTGTTGTTCCAGATCCTCTCCGTCGCAATCGGCGCGCTGGCGCTCGCCGGGATCGGCATGGCCGCGAGTTTCCTCGCCATCGCGGGGCTGGTCGCGGTGATCGGCGTCACCGCCAATCTCTGGCACCCGCCGGCGATCTCCTTCCTCTCCGGGCGCTATCCGAAGAACCGCGGCTACGCGCTCTCGATCCACGGGCTCGGCGCCAGCACGGGCGACACGATCGCCCCGCTCGCGGCGGGCGCGCTGATCGCGGCGCTCGGCTGGCAGCAGGCTGCGGAAGTGTCGGCGCTCCCGGTGCTCGCAGTCGCGGCGATCCTCGCGGTCGGGCTGCTGCGCTACGAGACCGTGCGGCCGAAGACCGGGGCGGCGCACGGGGTCGGGCTCGGCGAATATCTCTCCGGGCTGAAGCGCGTCGTCGCCGACCGCGCAATCCTCGGGCTCTGCCTGATGAGCGGCTTCCGCTCGATGACCCAGCAGGGCCTGCTCGCCTTCCTGCCGCTCTATCTCGCGCATGACATGGGATCGGGCCCGGTGATGATCGGCCTCGCCATGGCGGCGATGCAGGTCGGCGGGGTGATCGCGACGCCGGTCGCCGGGATCTGGTCGGACCGCGCGGGACGGCGCACCGTGGTGCTGGCCGGGCTCGGCGCCTCGACGCTGATCATCGCCAGCCTCACCTTCCTCGGCAGCGAGACCGCCTTCATCGCCGGCATCTCCATGCTCGGCTTCGTGCTCTTCGCGGTCCGGCCGGTCGTCCACAGCTGGATGATGGACCTGACCCCGCCCCATCTCGGCGGCTCGGCGACGAGCCTGATGTTCGGCACGCAGAGCGGCTTCGCGATGATCATGCCGCTCGCCGGCGGCATGCTCGCGGACGCCTACGGGCTGGTCTCGGTGTTCTACATGCTGGCGGGCTCGATCCTGATGACCAACCTGATCACGCTCCGCCTGCCGAAGGACCGGGCGTCGGCCGAGGCCTGAGGGCGGGCGGTCAGGTCAGTTCCTTCACCCCCGTCGGCGTCTCGATCTGCGCCCGATAGCGGATCTTCGGCCCGGGGACGACCGACGGCGGACGGTCGACGGCGAGTTCGCGATACAGCGTCTTTATGATCGAGGTATCCGGATGCTCCAGGGTGAACGACAGGAGCCGCGCGCCCAGATCCGGAATCTGCTTCATCGCTTCGGGCGCGCCCCTGCGGTCGATGATCGACGGCGCAGCGCCGTCGAGAGGGAGCGAGCCGTCCTCCGGGATGGAGAAGGCGAAGGACGGATTCCCGGGCGGAAGCGCAACCTCGTCGCCGAAGATCGCGCGACGGCTCGGGCTCGACACGACGGACCTAATATCCTCCGTGCTGGCGACCCAGCCGCGCAGGCGCCGCCCCTCGGTCCAGTCCTCCCTGATCTTTTCCGGATCGTCGAGACCGAACCAGCGCGGACGCTCCGGCTTGACCCCGCCCGGGTCGACCGCGACGATCTCGAGATAGACCCCGTCTCCGAGCTGGAGCCGGTGATTGTAGGTGCCCATATACTCGTGGCGGGCGCCGAACGGGACGTCGACATCGAGACAGTCGCGGACGTGCGAGACCCCTTCGACCAGGGTCGGCGCGATGACGGTGAGGTGGTCAAGCTTCAGCATTTGGGCAGGCCTCCAATGCGGCCCCTGATGGCAGGGACCGGCCAGAACCCGTCTTCCGGGTCATTTACTCAGTCTACGAGTCTTACCGCAGATCCAGATTGCGCCGGATCGCGCCGGTCGCGTCGTCGATCAGCTCGTGCGCCTGGTCGACCATGCGGGTCAGATTGATGAAGGCGTGGCAGACGCCGGGATAGAGCTTGTATTCGACCGGCACGCCGGCCGCCTCCATGCGCGCCTTCATGTGGACGGAGTCGTCTCTGAGCGGGTCGAGGCCTGCGGGATAGAGCTGGGTCGGCGGCAGGCCCGCAAGATCGGCTTTCAGAGGGCAGGCATAGGGGTTCGTCGCGTCCGCATCGTCCTTCAGGTAATGGTTCCAGTACCAGCGCATCGAGGCGGTGGAGAGGCCGAAAGAGCCGTCGCCGAAAAGCGTGTGGGACTCGTCCTCAAGGTCCCGGTCGAAGCAGCCATAGAACAGGGTGAGAGAGCGGATCGGGCTGTCGCCCCGGTCGCGTAGCGAGAGCGCCGCGCCGAGCGCGAGATTGGCCCCCGCGCTGTCGCCGCCGACCGCGAGCTTTTCCGGATCGAGGCCCCAGCCGGCACCGTGCGCGCGCACATGATCGATGGCGGCAACGCAATCCTCCAGCGGCACCGGGAACTTGTGCTCCGGCGCGAGGCGGTAATCGACCGCGGCGACGGCGCAGCCGCTCTTCAGCGCGAGATAGCGCATCGCCCGGTGATGGGTCTCGAGCGAGCCGACGACCCAGCCGCCGCCGTGAAAATAAACTAGAACCGGCGCCGGGCGCGGGACGTCGGGATAGAGCAGCCGTACCCGGATCGGCCCGTGCGGTCCCGCGATCGTCTCTTCGCGGACCTCGGCCATCTCGGGCAGTTCCTGGTTCCACCAGGCGCGTTCGGCCTCCATCCGGACGCGGGCTTCCCGCGGGGTCGGGTCGAGCGGGACGGGACCGAGATTTTCCTCGGCAGCGATTTCGACCATGCGCTCGATGGCCTTCGCCATCTGCGGGTCGATGGAATAATTGTCGGTCTCGCTCATGATTCCCCCGGAATGCCACGCTGTTTTTCGCGGCAGCTTATCAGCGCACCGGGAGCCCGGCCAAGATATCCCGCGGAACCGCTTCAGTAGCGATCCGCGAAGGATCGTTCGACCGGCCCGTTCGCCGTGATCTCGGTCCCGGTCAGCGTCCGCTCGCTATTGGCCTGGCGCCAGGAGAGCATCGCGCGCGCGGCGGCCAGTTCCTCCGCCGCGTAATCCGGGTTGCCGGAGAGATTGACCAGCTCCGCCGGATCCGCCTCGAGATCGAAGAAGAGCGGCGGCAGGGCGGCGAAATGGACGTATTTGAACCGTTCGCCGCGGTGCACCGCGAGTTGGCACTGGTCGAGCTTGAGGCCGAGCGCCGCCTCCGGTTTGCCGCTGACGACCTCGCGGAAATCGAACTCCCAGTGCGCCGCGTCTCGCCAGCCGGCAGGCTCCTCGCCCCGGAGAAACGGCAGCAGCGAGCGGCCGTCATATTGCAGCGGAATGTCGATGCCGCTCCATTCGGCGAGCGTCGGCGCGATGTCGATGGATTCCGTGAACTTCCGCACCCGGCTGCCGCGCGGCCCGCCCGGCGCCCGGACGATCAGCGGAATGTGGTAGCTGCCCTCGAAATAGCCGAGTTTCCCGAAGAGATGGTGCTCGCCCATCATCTCGCCATGGTCGCTGGTCAGCACGATCAGCGTGTTCTCATAGGCGCCCGCGGCCTTCAGCCCGGCGATCATCCTTCCGAGCTGGGCGTCGACCTCGGCGATCATGCCGTAATAGACCGCGCGCACCGCGCGGATCTCGTCGTCGCTCCAGTCCGTCACCGGCCGGTCGCCGCCGCCGGGCACGAAGGATTTGGATTTCACCTCGCCGAGGACGTAGCGCACGAAGGGATGCAGCGCGCCCTCCTCTTCCGGCGAGCCGGCACGGACCGGCAGCTCGACCGCCTCGTCCGGCACCATCGAATTGTAGGGCTCCGGCACCGAGAAGGGCGGATGCGGGCGGATGAAGGAGAGATGCGCGAACCAGGGCGCCCCGCTTTCCTGCCGGTCCACGAAATCGAGGAAGCGTTCGGTGATGTAGCCGGTTTCCGTATGCTCCGCCTGGAAGCGCGGGATCAGGTCCGATCGCTTGAAGGGGGTCGGGACCTTGCCGTAGACCCCGCCGAGCCCGTCCGAGACGTCCTCGCCCTTGCCTCCCAGCCATTGCAGCCAGTCCGCCGCCTGCTCGTCGAAGCGGGCGATCCGCTCGAAGCCCGGCAGGACCTCTTCGTAGGTCTTCAGGCGCGGATCGTCCGGCGCCAGGGC comes from Nisaea sediminum and encodes:
- a CDS encoding MFS transporter gives rise to the protein MSLSERLTGVTLRENIPITLVGLGHGAIHWTAATFYLLLPPLSMALGLSYTETGALVSVFHVSSFAANFFSGPLIDISGRKVLFQILSVAIGALALAGIGMAASFLAIAGLVAVIGVTANLWHPPAISFLSGRYPKNRGYALSIHGLGASTGDTIAPLAAGALIAALGWQQAAEVSALPVLAVAAILAVGLLRYETVRPKTGAAHGVGLGEYLSGLKRVVADRAILGLCLMSGFRSMTQQGLLAFLPLYLAHDMGSGPVMIGLAMAAMQVGGVIATPVAGIWSDRAGRRTVVLAGLGASTLIIASLTFLGSETAFIAGISMLGFVLFAVRPVVHSWMMDLTPPHLGGSATSLMFGTQSGFAMIMPLAGGMLADAYGLVSVFYMLAGSILMTNLITLRLPKDRASAEA
- a CDS encoding VOC family protein codes for the protein MLKLDHLTVIAPTLVEGVSHVRDCLDVDVPFGARHEYMGTYNHRLQLGDGVYLEIVAVDPGGVKPERPRWFGLDDPEKIREDWTEGRRLRGWVASTEDIRSVVSSPSRRAIFGDEVALPPGNPSFAFSIPEDGSLPLDGAAPSIIDRRGAPEAMKQIPDLGARLLSFTLEHPDTSIIKTLYRELAVDRPPSVVPGPKIRYRAQIETPTGVKELT
- a CDS encoding alpha/beta hydrolase fold domain-containing protein, which encodes MSETDNYSIDPQMAKAIERMVEIAAEENLGPVPLDPTPREARVRMEAERAWWNQELPEMAEVREETIAGPHGPIRVRLLYPDVPRPAPVLVYFHGGGWVVGSLETHHRAMRYLALKSGCAVAAVDYRLAPEHKFPVPLEDCVAAIDHVRAHGAGWGLDPEKLAVGGDSAGANLALGAALSLRDRGDSPIRSLTLFYGCFDRDLEDESHTLFGDGSFGLSTASMRWYWNHYLKDDADATNPYACPLKADLAGLPPTQLYPAGLDPLRDDSVHMKARMEAAGVPVEYKLYPGVCHAFINLTRMVDQAHELIDDATGAIRRNLDLR
- a CDS encoding alkaline phosphatase family protein translates to MSLPGNILVITADQWRADCLSALGHPAVKTPNIDALAADGVLFERHYCQAAPCSPARASLYTGLYQMNHRVCRNGTPLDARFTNIALEGRRAGYGPALFGYTDQSFDPRALAPDDPRLKTYEEVLPGFERIARFDEQAADWLQWLGGKGEDVSDGLGGVYGKVPTPFKRSDLIPRFQAEHTETGYITERFLDFVDRQESGAPWFAHLSFIRPHPPFSVPEPYNSMVPDEAVELPVRAGSPEEEGALHPFVRYVLGEVKSKSFVPGGGDRPVTDWSDDEIRAVRAVYYGMIAEVDAQLGRMIAGLKAAGAYENTLIVLTSDHGEMMGEHHLFGKLGYFEGSYHIPLIVRAPGGPRGSRVRKFTESIDIAPTLAEWSGIDIPLQYDGRSLLPFLRGEEPAGWRDAAHWEFDFREVVSGKPEAALGLKLDQCQLAVHRGERFKYVHFAALPPLFFDLEADPAELVNLSGNPDYAAEELAAARAMLSWRQANSERTLTGTEITANGPVERSFADRY